The DNA window CAATCTCGTTGCAACCGGCGATCGCCTCAAGTTCGATGGATTCTTGATGCGTTTCACCGCAATCGTCTATCCATCCGTGGCACAGCGATAGCTGAAGAGTCGGCGCGCAGTACCTTACGCGCAGTGCGGCAAAGCGTTGGCCGTAAATCGCGACTCCCGCTTCATCGCCATCCTGAGAAAACATCGGATGAACCGCTGTCTGCACGTGAAAACATTCAGCGGGAAATTTTTGTAGCAGCAATTGAGGTAAACGATACAGGCTGATATCGGAAGCGGTCGGCGCGCAGCGCAAGCGTAGCCCTTGTGCATGCGGCATTAGCCAGCGGCGCTGGGGGTTTGCCTGCCATTGCCATTGAAGGCCGGGCTGGCCACTCGGGAAATCGTCACTGGTCTGCAAACAACATGGAGCAAGGGGCAGCGCGGGTAAGCGATGCAGACTTACGGGCTGCCCCTTACCGTGATCGTCAAGCCGTTGCCCAATTTGCGGCCAGCCGTCAGCCCGCCAGCTCAACGGCTGGAGATGCACTATGCGGCCGTACACGCCTTTATCCTGAAAGTGGAAAAACCAGTTTTCACCGTTCTCCAGTTCAACCCACGCCCCCTGATGAGGGCCATTTATCGGTGAATCTCCCTGATGCAAGACATCGCGACTTTGCCATGGACCAGATAGCGTCGGAGCGCGCATGACCGTTTGCCAGCCTCGCTTGACGCCTCCGGCCGGAGCGAATATCCAGTATTCGCCATTGCGCTTATATAATTTTGGGCCTTCCAGAGTGGGATGGGAGGGCGTTCCGTCAACAACGAGCCGTCCATTATCCAACAGCCGGGATGCATCCGCCGCCATTTCAAAAATCTGGAGCTTGTTTTTCACCCCGCTGCGGCTAAAAGCAAAAGCGTGAATCAGCCAGGCTCGTCCGTCATCGTCCCAGAACGGACAAGGATCTATCCAGCCGGGGGAAGCGTTCAGGCAATAGGGTTCGCTCCACTCGCCTAACGGATCCCGGGCGTGGGAAACAAAAATACCCTCGTCGGGCAAACTGTAGAAAACCCAGAACAGACCCCCATGGAAACGAATGGAAGGCGCCCAAATCCCCTTTCCCGGCTGAACGCTGTCGTATTCAGGCGAAGGCAGGCGTTTAATAATATGGTTAACGATTTGCCAGTGGATGAGATCGCGAGAATGAAGAAGCGGTAAGCCGGGCAGTTGATGGAAACTGGAAGCCACCATCCAGAAATCATCGCCTGTGCGAATGACATCGGGATCGGCGTAATCGGCATGAATCACGGGGTTTTGATAGAACAGCGGCATAGTGGGGGACCTTTTATTGTCGACTCTTCATTGTGTTGCAATAAGCGGACCACCGAATAAAAAGACTTAATTAACAATGAAATAAAAATAACTTCAGACACAAAAAAAGCGCCCTGAGGCGCTCTTTCGACAGTAGCGTTACGCTTATTTGTTCAGTTCCGCAGTCATATGCACGCGGTTGCCGGTAAACGCTTCGGTAATTTTGTAAGACGAAGCGCCAGCAGCCTGGGCCTGAGCGGCGATTTTCGCTTCCGCGCCGTCCATCGTTGTCGCGGTAGCGGTGACGGTTTCAGCAGCGAAGGAAGCAAAAGAGGCGGCCATAGCGATTACTGCGACAAAAGTTTTGATGCTTTTCATGATATAAACCCTTTCATTTAGTTGTTTAGATAAGGCGTTGTGCCTTGATGTGTTAAATAGTAGCCCGCACATCACCAAACAAAAAGCGGAAGGATTTGCTGTCCTTGTTCAAATTTACTGATCAACTTTTAACCCGCATTCAAACGCTGCGGGTGGGTGTAGATCGTCGCCCTGCCCGGCTTGCAAAAGCCCACCAGCGTCAGGTTGCAGCGCTCGGCGACTTCCACCGCTAAGGTGGTAGCTGCTGATACCGCGAACAGGATCTCGACGCCGCACATCGCGGCTTTCTGCACCATTTCATAGCTGGCGCGGCTGGATACCAGCGCGGCGCCAGGCAGCCAGCCCTCGCCGATTTCCGCCCGCCGGCCGAGCAGTTTATCCAGCGCCACATGCCGGCCGACGTCTTCAAAACCGCCCGCCAGTTCGCCCGTCGACCGGACCCAGGCGGCCGCGTGGGTGCAGCCGGTGAGTCGGCCGATCGGTTGAAAGTCGTTAAGATGCGCCAGAGCCTGGTCGAGGTTGGCGAGATCGAACGTCTGGGTGAACGGCAGCGGCTGGACCGGCTTACCAATATCATTGAGCTGCTCGACGCCGCATACCCCGCAGCCGGTGCGCCCGGCCAGCGCGCGTCGCCGGGCTTTGAGCCCCATAAAACGCCGGCTGGAGAGTTCAATCTGCACCTCAAGGCCGTTGCACATCGACACCACGTCCATGCCGAAAATCTCCCGCCGATGCTCAATAATCCCTTCGGATAAGGAGAAGCCGACGGCGAATTGCTCGAGGTCTTTCGGCGTGGCCATCATCACTACGTGGGAGATACCGTTGTAGACCAGCGCGACGGGGACCTCTTCCGCTAACTCATCTGGCTGAGGGTGTTGCAGATCCTCGCGCTTCCAGAGGGAGACCTGGCGATATCCTGTGATATTCGTCACATTTTCGATTTGTTCGAGAGGCTTCTTGTTCACTTTGCTTTAACCGTATTGGAACAGGCATACACACAATGTGGTATTCTGTTTTTATCCCTTCAGGAATGAGGGAAATATGCCCTAATTCTGAACCTTTGCGGCTTTCACCGCAAAGCAAATAACTACATGTGACAATGTCGAAACAAGGAGCGAACCATGCAGGTCAGCAGAAGGCAGTTCTTTAAGATCTGCGCTGGCGGTATGGCGGGAACCACGGCAGCAGCGCTGGGCTTTGCCCCGGCAACTGCGCTCGCGGAGACACGGCAGTACAAATTGCTGCGC is part of the Klebsiella quasipneumoniae subsp. quasipneumoniae genome and encodes:
- a CDS encoding glycoside hydrolase 43 family protein; translated protein: MPLFYQNPVIHADYADPDVIRTGDDFWMVASSFHQLPGLPLLHSRDLIHWQIVNHIIKRLPSPEYDSVQPGKGIWAPSIRFHGGLFWVFYSLPDEGIFVSHARDPLGEWSEPYCLNASPGWIDPCPFWDDDGRAWLIHAFAFSRSGVKNKLQIFEMAADASRLLDNGRLVVDGTPSHPTLEGPKLYKRNGEYWIFAPAGGVKRGWQTVMRAPTLSGPWQSRDVLHQGDSPINGPHQGAWVELENGENWFFHFQDKGVYGRIVHLQPLSWRADGWPQIGQRLDDHGKGQPVSLHRLPALPLAPCCLQTSDDFPSGQPGLQWQWQANPQRRWLMPHAQGLRLRCAPTASDISLYRLPQLLLQKFPAECFHVQTAVHPMFSQDGDEAGVAIYGQRFAALRVRYCAPTLQLSLCHGWIDDCGETHQESIELEAIAGCNEIALGFQVDYDGIVRFCYRLTQREWQQVTPSFSAGAGKWIGARMGIYARGAHENAGSSAVFSPFIVRLQ
- a CDS encoding YdgH/BhsA/McbA-like domain containing protein; this translates as MKSIKTFVAVIAMAASFASFAAETVTATATTMDGAEAKIAAQAQAAGASSYKITEAFTGNRVHMTAELNK
- the fdhD gene encoding formate dehydrogenase accessory sulfurtransferase FdhD; the encoded protein is MNKKPLEQIENVTNITGYRQVSLWKREDLQHPQPDELAEEVPVALVYNGISHVVMMATPKDLEQFAVGFSLSEGIIEHRREIFGMDVVSMCNGLEVQIELSSRRFMGLKARRRALAGRTGCGVCGVEQLNDIGKPVQPLPFTQTFDLANLDQALAHLNDFQPIGRLTGCTHAAAWVRSTGELAGGFEDVGRHVALDKLLGRRAEIGEGWLPGAALVSSRASYEMVQKAAMCGVEILFAVSAATTLAVEVAERCNLTLVGFCKPGRATIYTHPQRLNAG